The Leptospiraceae bacterium genome includes a region encoding these proteins:
- a CDS encoding Bro-N domain-containing protein, with the protein MSKKSTVKIFETKQVRTHWDEEQEKWYFSIVDVVAILTGQADYQLARNYWKVLKSRLLKEGNETVTNCNRLKLIAEDGKMRETDVADTEQIFRLIQSIPSPKAEPFKVWLAQVGRERIDEIEDPEIGIDRLMETYLRKGYSKEWINQRLKSIEVRKELTDEWEKRGVNKSKGYAILTDEITSAWSGFSTKGYKNYKGLKKENLRDNMTNLELVLNMLAEATTTEISKEKKPKTFKENKKIAKQGGTICGDYR; encoded by the coding sequence ATGAGCAAAAAAAGCACAGTAAAAATATTTGAAACTAAACAAGTTAGAACACATTGGGATGAAGAGCAAGAGAAATGGTATTTTTCAATTGTGGATGTAGTTGCGATACTCACTGGTCAAGCCGATTATCAATTGGCTAGAAATTATTGGAAAGTGCTAAAAAGTAGGCTCTTAAAAGAGGGAAATGAAACGGTTACAAATTGTAACCGGTTGAAATTAATTGCGGAAGATGGTAAAATGAGGGAAACTGATGTCGCCGATACTGAGCAAATCTTTCGTCTCATACAATCAATTCCTTCGCCCAAGGCGGAACCCTTCAAAGTTTGGTTAGCACAAGTAGGTAGAGAAAGAATTGATGAAATAGAAGATCCTGAAATCGGAATAGATCGTTTAATGGAAACCTATCTACGAAAAGGTTATTCTAAAGAATGGATCAACCAACGACTAAAAAGTATAGAAGTAAGAAAAGAACTTACAGATGAATGGGAAAAAAGAGGTGTAAACAAGTCAAAAGGCTACGCTATATTAACCGATGAAATTACTTCAGCATGGAGTGGATTTTCAACTAAAGGTTACAAAAATTACAAAGGTCTAAAGAAAGAAAATCTGCGGGATAATATGACTAACCTTGAATTAGTTTTAAATATGCTTGCAGAAGCAACGACTACAGAAATTTCAAAAGAAAAAAAGCCTAAAACATTTAAGGAAAATAAAAAAATTGCAAAGCAAGGTGGAACGATATGCGGTGACTACAGATAA
- a CDS encoding nucleotidyltransferase domain-containing protein, with the protein MNEKEKQTIKSLSDKIKSSFPDSKLWLYGSRVTGTARPDSDYDLMVVYKDDLEKKKISEMIWEIGFENDMLIVGSYIPEKTFSNPQMKHSFFIQNVLTNGIAL; encoded by the coding sequence ATGAATGAGAAAGAGAAACAAACTATAAAATCCCTATCCGATAAGATAAAAAGTTCATTCCCTGACTCAAAATTATGGTTGTACGGTTCAAGGGTAACAGGCACTGCAAGACCAGACTCTGACTATGATCTTATGGTTGTATATAAAGACGATTTGGAGAAAAAAAAAATAAGCGAAATGATTTGGGAAATAGGATTTGAAAATGATATGTTAATTGTTGGTTCTTATATTCCAGAAAAGACATTTTCGAATCCACAAATGAAGCATAGTTTTTTTATTCAAAATGTTCTTACAAATGGAATTGCTCTTTGA
- a CDS encoding HEPN domain-containing protein: protein MNLDEKKKFIFFRLREAEESLLDAELLFENKSFRSSVNRSYYSMFYGILALINITGVSISKHTGVISHFDKEFVKTGKFPKESSKFLHSAFELR, encoded by the coding sequence TTGAATTTAGACGAGAAGAAAAAATTCATTTTCTTTAGATTAAGAGAGGCAGAAGAGTCTTTACTTGATGCCGAATTACTTTTTGAAAATAAAAGCTTTCGTTCTTCAGTTAATCGTTCTTATTATTCTATGTTTTATGGAATTCTTGCTTTAATTAATATTACTGGAGTTTCCATCTCAAAGCATACGGGTGTTATCTCCCATTTCGATAAAGAATTTGTTAAGACTGGAAAATTTCCAAAAGAATCATCTAAGTTTTTACATTCAGCTTTTGAACTCAGGTAG